ACGAGTCAGTAGTAGATTCTCCGAAAATCTGATGAAGGAACATCTCTAAAACTACAGTTAATGCTACTATCCCAGCTACAGTTACCATAAACCATCTTGTAACATTGTCCTCAACTGCATAATATTCGTTTAACTTTTGAGCTAAGCTTCCTTTACTATAGGGTAGACCGCCGTCAGTTAGATATCTCGCTGTCTCAATATGCTTCTCAACTTCATAAGGGGTCATTCTCCTTTCGATATTTACTCTAAGACAGCTCCTTTGTCCACCTTTATATCTAGGCAGATAATACGCTAATAAGAATAAACTTATAGCGTAAATTATTGATATTCCAAAAATGTCCAGTTTACTTAAACCTCCAAATGGTTGTATTATAAATGCAGAAACTTTTTTACCTCCAATTATTAAACTTCCGAGATTTAATGTGTTTACTAGCCATTGCCCCGCAGGAGTTTGATATAAAGCGGTCCAGGTTGCAGCTCCTAATATTGCTCCAAATACTGCATATATTGCATCTCTTCTCCCTTCACCTAAAGCCATCCAAATAGAACCTGGAAAGTAACCAGATATGGCAAGCCCTGCTCCGAAAAGAAGTCCTCCAACTCCTACACCTATTAAGTATAAAGGTTTAGGGGACCAATGAAATCCTATCCCCGCGGCATAAAGCCCGTAAAGTACCGGAGTGGCTATTGCTAAGCCTAACGCAATACATGTAACGAAAAGTCTATCTTCCCATTTAGCTAATCTTATCAAAGTTTCTGGATTCGAAATTCCCCATATTTCAGCTGCAGCACCTATTATAAAACCTATGAGCAATCCAACCCACATGGGTGCTGTATACGTTATCATTTTACTATCACCTAAAATTAACTTTGATTTAAACTTTAAATATTTTTTATAGTAAAAACTTATGATAATGATATAAACGGCGTTTATTATGAAAAGAATTCACAATTAATGTAGATTAATAAACACGAATTTTTTAATTTTTTATTAAATATTTACATATCTGATGAAAGAGGATTTAAGGAGATTTAAACTAAGCTTCATGAGTGAAATTTTATCGCTCACTCTGGGTATTAAAGAGAAAAAGTTTAATACTAGGTATACAAAGTATACTTATGACTTACACAACAATTAAAGTTACAGATGATGTAAAAAGGAAGTTAATGAAGATTGCCGGTGAGCTTAAGGCAGAAAAAGGTGAAGACATTAGCCTAAATGAGGTATTAGAATTCCTTATCACATTTTATGAAAATAATAAGCAGAATAAGAAGACGTTAAACATGGCTGCATTCAACAACCTAATCACGAAAATGAATAAGGATTCCTCAGAAAAAATTGATGATGTAGTCTATGGATAAGCTTCTATTAGATACATCATACTTCATAGCTTATCTAAACAATAACGATGTGAATCATGAAAAGGCGTTAAAATTGTCTGAAAAGAATAAAAGAGTATGAGGCTGTAATTACCGATTACATATTTGACGAGCTCATAACTTTCTTAATATATCACGTTGTTAATAAAAACTATGCCGTTAAAGTAGCTAAACTGGTCTTGGAAAAGGTGAAAGAAGGTGAATTAAACATATTCTTAGTAGATTGGGAAGTGTTTGTTAATGCCCTAAATTACCTTGTTAAATACGAGAGGAAATTAAGTTTTACGGACTGTACTACGCTTTCTTCGATGGATAAACTAAGCACACAGTTCTTGTTAAGTTTTGATAGAGATTTCGATAATATAAACCTTTTAAAGTCTGGGAAGAGAGTAATAAATATAAGGTACTTGTAAGAGAATTAAACTTTCGTCACGACTAACAATTTTAATTTTCACTTAACTCATCATCTCTCTCCACGCCTAGGTTAGGGAGTGTGTATTCCCAGCCACGACATGGAGAGTCTCATTGGATGCCTTCCTCCCCTTCACATAGACTTCATAGTGATATCCTCCGATTTAGTATTAACGTAAAAGTCTATAATTTTTATACTTATAACATATATTAATTCAGCTCACTTAATTGTGTTAGGGAGATTAGAAGTAATTAGAAATAACGAGTAGTTATGTAAAAGTGCCACAGAGCTCAACTTATCATGTATTATTCCATTTTCTTTTAAAACTAACTCATTAATATCCAACTGATTAAAAATTGATAATGAAAATTGATCTACTTTTACATGACATAAAAATTTATAATTTGGAATAAATTAAGATTGTATTGTGGACTTATCTAATATTGAAAAAGTACTTGAACTTATAGAATGGCCAGAAGATATAGATACTGAAAAAGGTAGGGAAAGATTTCAGTATGCGATAAGATCTTTTAGAAATCTCGATTTTCCGCAGAAAAAGTATGTAATTTTAGAGGTAGCTGGAGGAAGTGGTATTGGTAGTATTGCACTTGCAAAATCATTAATGGAAAGAAATTGTGAAATAAGCAAATTAGTAATTACAGACATAAGGGAAAAAATATTAGAGAAAACTAGAGAATTTTCAAAAAGAGAATTGGGATTTGAGGCTGAAACTTACGTGATTGATGCCAAAGATATTCATAAGTTGGGAATAAAGGCTGATATAGTGCTAATGTATGGCAATTCTCATGCGACATTTTCAACTTTAGATATGATTAAATTCCTTTCTTCTGCTTCTTTAAGTTTAAAAGATGATGGAATTCTGTTAATTCAAGGAACTAACATGTTTTTGGCGTACATTATTAACATGGGTTATAAATACGTCTTATCTGAAAGGGCTACAGATGACAAAGTTTTGATTTCAGTACATGGAGGGTATGATGAAATTAGAGGAATGTTTAAGAGAATTTTTATAGATTTAGTAAGCAGAGCTAAAGCTGATGTTGAGATTAAATTCTGGGACTTCGCTGAGATTTTAGGATTATGTAAAATATTTTTTAAAGAGGCCATCCTTGAAAAAATAGAACCATATAAAGGAATAGTAATATGTAAATATCCGAAAATTAATATAAAACCAGAAGATATTGATTAGATAAAAACTAATGATAACTCTGTTTTAAACTAAAATTAATATTATTTTTGTAGATTCATAAATTCTTTGATTTTCCTTAAGTATTAAGTTTACTTCTTATTTGATAAAAAATCAGCCTATAAACATGATTTGAAAATAAACAATCATAATTTAAAAGTAATAAGGGAATGTTATGATTTTTCATTACTTAAGACTAAAGTTTTTAATATCCCTATTTTTTCATTACATTAATGCCTTTTGAATTTGAGGAATTAGGCTTAGGAGTACTTTTGATAAAACCTAAAGTATTTCCAGATAATAGGGGATATTTTAAGGAAATATTTAAGGAGTCTGATTTTAAAAAAATGCGGATCCCTATCCCATTACAAGTTAATGTTTCATTTTCTAAACCTGGAGTTGTGAGAGGTTTGCATTACCAATTACCACCAAAGGAACAAGGTAAAGTAGTGACCGTAATCAAAGGGAGGATACTAGATGTTGCAGTAGATATAAGAAAAAGTTCAGAAAGTTTCGGAAAATATGTTTATGCAGAACTTAGTGAAAATAATCACTACATGCTTTGGATTCCTCCGGGCTTTGCACACGGTTTTCAAGCTTTAGAGGAATCAACTATTGTATACTTTATAACTCATAATGAATATTCTCCTTTCCATGAGAGATGCATAAATTACTCCATAATAAACTGGCCCATTAAAAATATAGTAGTTAGTGAAAAAGATGCTAAATGTCCACCGTTAAATAAGGCTGAGGTATTTGAGTAATATAGGGAAATAGATCTCTCATTCTTTTTGACTTTCTTTCATAATAAGTTATTAGATTTTTCCGTTAAACGCTGAAACAATTCTGATAAGTGCTGTTAAAATGTAGTTTCCCCTTACCTATTTAATAATTTTATCAGAGATTTTATAGTTAACGCCTTAGTTATAAATTCTAGAGATTGAGAAGATATGTTATTAATAAGGGCATGCAGGATCCTCAGCTAACGGATCGTTAAATATCGCAAAAGCTCTTGCTCTACTTCCGCCACATATATTATTATATTTACAAATTCCGCACTTCCCGTTAAGTTTTCCCATTCTTATCATCTTCAATAGTTCTGATTCTCTGTATATCTTAACTATACTCTCTCTTCTTACATTGCCTAACACTATTGGAAGGAACCCACTCGGGTATACATCGCCATTATAAGCAATGAAGATAACGCCAGAACCATCTCTAGTGGGTATTATACTCTTATCTACATCCTTCACAGGCTTTCCTAATAATTCCCTTAACTTCTCAATTAATTCATTATTACTTCCACTATATTCTAATTTAGCCCTCCTAAAGAATGGAGCCTCAACTGTCCTCACTGTAATATCGTATCTTGTTACCTCTACGAGGAAGTCAATAACTTCTTTATATTTTTCCTTAGGTATGTCGAGCTCTATAGTTCCTCTACCTACTGGTATTAAAAAGAATACTTCCCAAATTCTTACCCCTAATTCCTTAATTAGTCTAACGATTTCTGGTAATTCATAGTAATTCTTTTTCCAAATTAAAGTATTAACTTGAACTTGTAAACCGTAATCTAAACCCATTTTTATTGAATTTATTGCGTGTTTATAACTTCCTAAACCTCTTAGCCAATCGTGAGTTTCTGCTTTAGCACCATCAAGACTTATTGACATATATAATGCGAATTCCTTAATTTTCCTTATCATATCCTCATTTAAACGGTATGAAGGAGAAGGGGCTATGGATACTATTAACCCTAAGGATTTAGCGTAGTCCATTAATTCGAATATATCATCTCTACTTAGGGGATCTCCACCCGTGAAAACAACTACAACCTTACCAAAATTTGAGATATCCTCCAATAATCTCTTTCCCTCAATAGTAGATAATTCTCCTGGTAATGGCTTATTAATTGCGTTAGCCCTACAGTGCTTGCACGTTAAAGGACAAGCTTTTGTAACTTCCCAGAAGACTAAATGTGGAGCTCTTTCAAAGGACATAAGGGATCCTCTCCGTAGATATTTCCCGTCCAATAATAGGCTCTAGCCCTATCCCCACCCTTACACGCGTGTTTATATAGGCAACTGCTACACCTACCGGTTAGATATTTATCTGTATTTACGAAAATATCGGGAATATTTGAAATTATATCCCTTAGCTTACTCTCTCTCACGTTACCTAGTTTAATGAAGTCTATGAATTGGCATGGGTAAACGTCACCGTTAGGGTAAATGGAGATCATTTTCCTTCCGCATCCTCCGCTACTCTCAACGAACTTAAGGTATTTTTCTAACTCCTCTTTATTCTTAGCAATCTTCTTAGCTATATATATTCCATCAAAGGGACCTAAAGTGGTTTCTATTTCTATCATTCCTTTTAATTTCATCGCATAATCAATTAACTTATCCATAAATTGCTTATATTGTTCAGGAGTGTAAGCTAAGTTCTTTAATTCCCTTCCTCTTCCGCTTGCTGATAAATGGTAAAAAGTTATCCTTTTAACCCCTAATTCTAAGGCAAGTTTTATATAATTATCCAATTCAGTAATATTTTCAGAGGTTAGGGTAAATCTTAATCCAACGTTTAACCCAGCCTTAATTGCGTTCTTTATTCCGTTAATTGTAAGGTTGAAAGCTCCCTTAACACCTCTGAATTTATCGTGAAACTCAGGTCTATAACTATCTAAACTTATCCCAACGTATAAAAATCCCAATTCCTTTAACCTCTCAGCTATCTTTTGGGTAATTAAAGTTCCGTTAGTGGATAAGGCTAGTTTTAAACCCCTTTCCCTAGCGTACTCCGCGATTTTAAAGAAGTCCTCTCTCATTAAGGGCTCTCCGCCACTCATTATAACTAGTGGTACCTTAAGTTCTGCAATTTGGTCAACTAGGTTTAACGACTCCTCAGTAGTTAATCCGTTTTCTCTTTCTGGAGACGCATTTATATAGCAATGAATACACCTTAAATTGCACTTATAAGTCATATTCCATGTTATTATGGGTCTGAAAACTTCGCTGAATCTACTTGGTTTATCCTTGTTATATTCCCCTTTTATTGAAAATGATACAGTACCGGAGCCAGTTACCATAACGCTAACGGGAATCATAATATAAGATTTTTAATTTTAACTTAAATTATCGTGCATAATAGTTTAATTATAATTACGTAAAACGCCGTTAAAGATACCTAATAATTTTTAATTAATCCCGAGAACAGGACTATCAAAAGTGGAAGGGATTCGAAAGCTAATATTATCCCCTTAGTTCCAACCACAAAACCTTCTATTACTCCAGAAAATATTATAAAGCATATGACAGTAAGTAACATCCTCAACTCCTCTCTTGAAATTACTTTCGTGTTTAACCTTAAGCTTTCTATAACTTCATTCTCAGCTATGCCTAGAACTATTAAAGTTGTTATACCTGCAAATACAAGTGAGAAAACCATTATACCAAAAATTACGAAGTAATTAGGTACCATGAGTATTCTCACCGTACCCTATAATATAATTCATATATTTTAGAGTTAAAAATTTAATGTATTGAATAGTTAAAAATATTTAAACCAAATATATTTCAATTATGTAAATAGTTATAGCTAAAAGGAATTTTAATATTTTATTACTTATAATTAAACATAATCTACTAATATACTTTACTATTTTTAAAGCAATAAAACTAAAAAGTTGACAAGCTCATCTAAAACTTGCTTAGCTACAATCATATACTAAAAATAATCTTAGCGTAAATTAGGCAGTTAGTCCTATTTTAAAAATAACTATAAAAAGAATATACTTATAGTAGGAGATATATGAAAAATTTTTAAACAGTTTTCATCAGTATATTAATATGTATATTGGTTAGATATTTTATTATTTTCTGATAAACCATTAATACATGTATTTTCCTTATTTATTTTCCGAATATATTAAAGAACATAACTGGCAATTTTTAGTCCAGTTTCTATATTTGATTTACGACTCGTCGTAACTAAAGAAAGTCTATACAGTCTAAATACATGGAAAAAACTTTCTTTATTAACCATTAAACTATCAATGTAAATAAAAGATAAAAAGGTAAGACATGTTAAATGCCGTTAAAGTAAATAATATCTAATTTTATAGCATAGTATTTATTAATGTTCTTTAGAATGGGTGAATCCATATCATAATTTTAATTTAAAATGATTATTTTTTCTCATAATTAGTATAAATTTAGTGTCTAATTTGAATCCAAATCGTTCTTCCCGCTATATCTTTAACGCTTATTAAAAACACGTTTTGATTATCTACAGCTATTACGTGTCTATTATTTTTCTCGATTATCCAAGGAATTAAAGAGGTTATGTTATCATCAGAATTGAAAATTTTAATATCGAATCTGCCCTCTATTAGATCATCGAAAGTCTTTCCTTCAGCAATCATTCTTATGGCATCTCTAAAAGTAAATATGCCTATTTTATTATTCTTCTTTAACACTAAAGCCTTTCTTTTCTCCCTTATCATTATGTTAATAGCGTCCCTTAAAGTGATTTCTCCCTCTATCACATTAACTCTCTCTCCTATTTCCCTTAATTTAGTCTTTAAGTCTATCTTAACATACGTGTGGCTACTATCCTTAATTATTTCGCTTCTAGTATAAGCCCTTAATACATCTCTAAAAGAGATCATCCCAACTATTTTGTCATCAGACGTAATAGGTAAGTGTGAAATCCCGTAATGGAGCATTATTTCTAAAGCCTTTTCAATTCCACATAATTTATCCACACAAATGGTATCTTTCCCTATATCTTTTAATCTCATATTTAGATTAGGGGAAGTAAGTATATCAGTTTCAGTAACTATTTTATTTTCTTCTCGTAAAATTAGGGAAGCAATGTTGTATTTAACCATAATTTTAGCCCCCTCCCTAATTAACTGATCCCCATTAACGGTAATTATGGGACTTCTCATATATCTTTTTACCCTAGAGATTACTAACTTTGCCCTAATTGAAGGTTCCACGTAATTTATTACTGAAATGCAGTCATAAGGACATGCTCTTTCACATGCCATACATCCAGTACAGTCAGCGGGCTCTATCACTTCAGCTATATTAGTTATGCTATTAATAGATATACATTTAGCTAATGCACATGCCTTTTGGCACATATAACAGCCTACACACCTATCTACATCAATTATCACTTTAGGTATGTATTTATCCTCACATTTTATTACTATCATGATATCACCTTAGAATGGAGGTTGAGCTTCTAAAGGATTATATATTACATTCCCTAAGTATTTATTATAATAAGGATAAGATGGACTATTAGGAGAACATATCCAATAGGTTATTAGTATAAATAGCAATCCTAAGATAAAGTTACAAATTAGATAATAAGAGAGAGGTATCCCATCTTTTTTAGATAACTCTTTAGACGCCCTATATGAAAGCCATATGCCGAAAACGAGCACTCCCTCCATAATTGGCATGACCCACCATTCCGCTATTCCGTTAGCCGGATTGCTGCCTAAATGTATTAAGACATTATACCAGAAGCCTTGATAACTCTCATTACTGAAGAAGGGTATCTCATCTAATATTATCAATGCACCTCCAAGAAATTTAGGTAAATTCCTAGCTAGGATACTGGCAGCAAATATGGGCACCATTGAGTAAGAGATCGAAGTAAATATAGACTTTAATGGGATTCCCACTCTCTTCTCGCCGATTTTTGAAGCCATATATACTATAAATATGGGAAGGGAGTTTAGGGCTAGGTAATCTAAGGGCATTGGATATCCATAATTACTAAATCCGTATACAGAAAGTCCAGGTGTTAGAAGTTTTGCAATCTTACTCCAACCAGTAACATAGCTAAGCCATTCGTCTATTATTGTATATAACGGTAATGCATTAAAGAATTGAAAGAATACTACGCCAGTCAGAATTAGTACAGATAACGCAATGTCAATTCTCTTCCTATTATTATTTATTAAGTCGTTTAGCCATGGAAATCTCTTCACGTTCCAATCTATATTATCATAAGGACAAGCCTTATAGCAATCTGAAGCTAAACCGCAGAAAGGCGAAGTTTCCGTACTTCCTGGAGATGCAAACCACGGACAGCCAAAACTCTTCTCATTACCTCTCATGCAATCCTTTGTTGCACATGCTTTGCAAACGTCTTTATTTTTAGCCCTAAAAGTACCTAATGGTGAAATCATAGTATTAATAGCTAACGGTGCACTTAGAGGGCAAATAGTTCTGCAGAAAGTCCTCTCCTGAAATATTAATGCAATTGCCAATTCAAATAAGCCAATATATATGAGTACTACTGAGGTCAATTCTGGTATACCGGGCATTCCTATGCCATAGAATTCTTCTACCCATGTTAAGACGGAAAAACCTATCGCTGAATAAATTATTGTTGAATATTTAATAGGCCATCTCAATTTCAATCCCAATTTCCTTTTAGTCTTTCTCCAAAAATGTCCTCTTTGAACCCATTCAGCTTGACCGCTAAAAGGGCACGTCTGGCACCACACTCTTCCATTAGCTATCCACGTTAGTAGCCATAATAACGGAAACCAGAAGAGCCAACTAATATCAGGAGCAAAGTTCGTTAAATTTAAGCCAGCTAAGTTAAGGTTCTGATTCCCTATAAATCCTACAATCATTACAATGTAAAATACTATAAAGCTGGGCAGTATTATAAGAGTGTGTATCCACTGTTTTTTGAATAGCTTACCAATAAATCCCTTTAGCATAGAGGGTTTATGTTCACAGATTGAATTCGTTCTCTCGCTTGATTGTATTTTATAATTTACATATATCCATCGATTTGTATTATCTTTATGATAGAAATCTATTAGAAGATTTACGAAAAATATCGTTCCTAAGGTTGTACTTACGAGAATTCCAGCCTCTATTAACAGAATATTTTTAATTAATATAGATACAAAGGTAAATACGGAAAAGATAACGAAGAATATCCCAATAAAAAAGGTAAATTTTCTTTCATAATTTTTTAATTTATGTTCTTTTCTATATAGTACATTATATTGTTCCATTATATATCACCAATTTATAATTATAGATCTTTATGCTAAACATATGTCTTAAAATATTTCTGTTTATACCATTT
The genomic region above belongs to Saccharolobus caldissimus and contains:
- a CDS encoding YeeE/YedE thiosulfate transporter family protein; protein product: MITYTAPMWVGLLIGFIIGAAAEIWGISNPETLIRLAKWEDRLFVTCIALGLAIATPVLYGLYAAGIGFHWSPKPLYLIGVGVGGLLFGAGLAISGYFPGSIWMALGEGRRDAIYAVFGAILGAATWTALYQTPAGQWLVNTLNLGSLIIGGKKVSAFIIQPFGGLSKLDIFGISIIYAISLFLLAYYLPRYKGGQRSCLRVNIERRMTPYEVEKHIETARYLTDGGLPYSKGSLAQKLNEYYAVEDNVTRWFMVTVAGIVALTVVLEMFLHQIFGESTTDSWIAGQLFMPSFKYSQIVFKGIGWEPFSDIGTLMGAFFSAIFLTRRFTAFRNIIPPSWVERFGDNQAIRFLGSFGGAYLMLFGARMAGGCASGHILSGDLQMSLSGLEFTAAVIASMLITAKIVYNRRG
- a CDS encoding PIN domain-containing protein produces the protein MTFLIYHVVNKNYAVKVAKLVLEKVKEGELNIFLVDWEVFVNALNYLVKYERKLSFTDCTTLSSMDKLSTQFLLSFDRDFDNINLLKSGKRVINIRYL
- a CDS encoding class I SAM-dependent methyltransferase; translation: MDLSNIEKVLELIEWPEDIDTEKGRERFQYAIRSFRNLDFPQKKYVILEVAGGSGIGSIALAKSLMERNCEISKLVITDIREKILEKTREFSKRELGFEAETYVIDAKDIHKLGIKADIVLMYGNSHATFSTLDMIKFLSSASLSLKDDGILLIQGTNMFLAYIINMGYKYVLSERATDDKVLISVHGGYDEIRGMFKRIFIDLVSRAKADVEIKFWDFAEILGLCKIFFKEAILEKIEPYKGIVICKYPKINIKPEDID
- the rfbC gene encoding dTDP-4-dehydrorhamnose 3,5-epimerase; amino-acid sequence: MPFEFEELGLGVLLIKPKVFPDNRGYFKEIFKESDFKKMRIPIPLQVNVSFSKPGVVRGLHYQLPPKEQGKVVTVIKGRILDVAVDIRKSSESFGKYVYAELSENNHYMLWIPPGFAHGFQALEESTIVYFITHNEYSPFHERCINYSIINWPIKNIVVSEKDAKCPPLNKAEVFE
- a CDS encoding TIGR04053 family radical SAM/SPASM domain-containing protein codes for the protein MSFERAPHLVFWEVTKACPLTCKHCRANAINKPLPGELSTIEGKRLLEDISNFGKVVVVFTGGDPLSRDDIFELMDYAKSLGLIVSIAPSPSYRLNEDMIRKIKEFALYMSISLDGAKAETHDWLRGLGSYKHAINSIKMGLDYGLQVQVNTLIWKKNYYELPEIVRLIKELGVRIWEVFFLIPVGRGTIELDIPKEKYKEVIDFLVEVTRYDITVRTVEAPFFRRAKLEYSGSNNELIEKLRELLGKPVKDVDKSIIPTRDGSGVIFIAYNGDVYPSGFLPIVLGNVRRESIVKIYRESELLKMIRMGKLNGKCGICKYNNICGGSRARAFAIFNDPLAEDPACPY
- a CDS encoding radical SAM/SPASM domain-containing protein; the protein is MIPVSVMVTGSGTVSFSIKGEYNKDKPSRFSEVFRPIITWNMTYKCNLRCIHCYINASPERENGLTTEESLNLVDQIAELKVPLVIMSGGEPLMREDFFKIAEYARERGLKLALSTNGTLITQKIAERLKELGFLYVGISLDSYRPEFHDKFRGVKGAFNLTINGIKNAIKAGLNVGLRFTLTSENITELDNYIKLALELGVKRITFYHLSASGRGRELKNLAYTPEQYKQFMDKLIDYAMKLKGMIEIETTLGPFDGIYIAKKIAKNKEELEKYLKFVESSGGCGRKMISIYPNGDVYPCQFIDFIKLGNVRESKLRDIISNIPDIFVNTDKYLTGRCSSCLYKHACKGGDRARAYYWTGNIYGEDPLCPLKELHI
- a CDS encoding CBS domain-containing protein, whose protein sequence is MIVIKCEDKYIPKVIIDVDRCVGCYMCQKACALAKCISINSITNIAEVIEPADCTGCMACERACPYDCISVINYVEPSIRAKLVISRVKRYMRSPIITVNGDQLIREGAKIMVKYNIASLILREENKIVTETDILTSPNLNMRLKDIGKDTICVDKLCGIEKALEIMLHYGISHLPITSDDKIVGMISFRDVLRAYTRSEIIKDSSHTYVKIDLKTKLREIGERVNVIEGEITLRDAINIMIREKRKALVLKKNNKIGIFTFRDAIRMIAEGKTFDDLIEGRFDIKIFNSDDNITSLIPWIIEKNNRHVIAVDNQNVFLISVKDIAGRTIWIQIRH
- a CDS encoding 4Fe-4S binding protein, translated to MEQYNVLYRKEHKLKNYERKFTFFIGIFFVIFSVFTFVSILIKNILLIEAGILVSTTLGTIFFVNLLIDFYHKDNTNRWIYVNYKIQSSERTNSICEHKPSMLKGFIGKLFKKQWIHTLIILPSFIVFYIVMIVGFIGNQNLNLAGLNLTNFAPDISWLFWFPLLWLLTWIANGRVWCQTCPFSGQAEWVQRGHFWRKTKRKLGLKLRWPIKYSTIIYSAIGFSVLTWVEEFYGIGMPGIPELTSVVLIYIGLFELAIALIFQERTFCRTICPLSAPLAINTMISPLGTFRAKNKDVCKACATKDCMRGNEKSFGCPWFASPGSTETSPFCGLASDCYKACPYDNIDWNVKRFPWLNDLINNNRKRIDIALSVLILTGVVFFQFFNALPLYTIIDEWLSYVTGWSKIAKLLTPGLSVYGFSNYGYPMPLDYLALNSLPIFIVYMASKIGEKRVGIPLKSIFTSISYSMVPIFAASILARNLPKFLGGALIILDEIPFFSNESYQGFWYNVLIHLGSNPANGIAEWWVMPIMEGVLVFGIWLSYRASKELSKKDGIPLSYYLICNFILGLLFILITYWICSPNSPSYPYYNKYLGNVIYNPLEAQPPF